Sequence from the Sulfuracidifex tepidarius genome:
GGAGGTCAGTGCTTTGAAGGCAGTGAAGATAGCGAAGGAGATGGGGAAGCTCGACTAGAATGCCCCTTCAAGGGAGTTTGCATTAATACAAACGAGGTTTTCTTCTTTTTTCAATTCCTGTGTGGCAAAACGGGAACTCCTGCTGTCAAAATTTTTCGTCTTATGTCCTGAAATAAATTTCTCATTTTACGGTGAGGAGATTTTTTCCCACCTATAGCTTAACTATAACTATCTAATCTCCATCACGTCAGTATTAAATCATTTTAAGGTCATGTAACTCTGCAGGTTTTCCGATAAAAGCTACCTGCATATTAGAGAGTGCATGAACGACGCGGGGAGAGTGTTAGGGAGGAGGGTCAACACTGCTCCATCAGTCCAAAGTTTATACCTCATCAGACTCTAAAAAGCAAGAGGGCTTCCTCTTAGTGTCTTGATTTAAGGCCTCAAGTCCCGTGTAGACCTGAAATAAATCTTGTCCTTTAAGGCCTGAAGAAGTATAAGACTTGAAGAGGTCAAATACTACTATCATTTGGACCGCTAGTCCTATGTCCCAGACCCAGCATGTCACAAGGTTTATAATTTCATGTCATCTAGCTTACTTAACTAGCATTGATCCCCCCAAATTCAGAGAATTCGCCAAAGGGTTCTACAGAGTCGCTAGGAGGGACAACGAGAGGGCTAAAAGGGCATTGGAAATTAGAGACTTCCCAGAGTGCTTCTTTTACTCGCAACAGTCTGTTGAAAAGAGCGTAAAGGCGATGTTAGAGCTAAAACTGATATACCGAAAAGAACATGACGTCATAGCTGACGCTTCCAGCAACCTACAAGACCTAGGAGAGGAGCTCGACGTGGTCCTGAACGCTTTGGACTACCTCAGTGGGGCCTGGGACATCTCCCAGTACCCGTTCTTCAACGCAGACACTGTGACCACGCCTGAGGACTTCGTGACCGAGGAGATGTGCAGGGAAGGGATAAGGTACTCTGACTAGGTGATCAGGGTCGCAGAGGATTACCTTAGAAAACATGAAGTTATTTAGGAAAGCCACCTCCCTCCTGAAGAAGGACACGGTCCTGGCAATAGTGTTCTTTGGTAGCAGGGTCATAGGGAAGCACAGGGAGGGTTCAGACCTAGACGTGCTGATCCTGGTAAGGGACGAAGCAAAGGAGCCAACTTCAGTGAGGAGAGGTTGAGGTTCGTGAAAGACACAGGGGTTAGTGTGGACACTACCGTTATGACCAGGGAGGAGTTTAAGGACAACTTGACTTTAGGATCCGTGTTGATGGGAGTGTCGATAGCGTTCTGCGTGACTTATGACGAGGTAAACGTCTATGAGGAGATAGAGAGGTGGAGCAACGAGGTCAGGAAATACCACGCTGTCTTGGATCTCCCTTACGGGAACTTCGTGGTTGGCAGAACGATCAGGAAGTGCAAGGTCATCCTTTGATGTTTTCATGAAAAGTGCAATGAAGTGAAGATAGTGAAGTGTAATTAAAGGAGTAATTAAGAGAGTATCAGTTAAAAACCTAAAGAATCGAGTTTGGTCTTAGAAGTAGTTGACGACTTAAAACGCTAATATGCAAAGTCAGAGAAAAACTTATAAAGATTAAAAATACTTCTTCTTGCCTTTTTCTGGAATAGTTCAATTCTACTAAGGTTAACGTCAAACTCTCTTTTAGGTAAACATTTGATCTAGGGAGTTAATGTTATCATGGGACTTAACACCTGAAAGAATTGAAACGTTATGCAAAACACCTTATCTAACTAGCTTTTTATTTTACTAATTCGAGATGTATATAAGGATGTCTCTGGCTGACGAGATCAAAAAGATATTGACGGAAAATCCCTCTATCATAGCAGATGTATTGACATCTAGGCCTGAAATTCTCTACCAAGCCCTCGCGAAGCTTATGCCTTGGCAGAATTTAGCTACAAAGGATGACCTCAAGGATTTGGCTACAAAAGAGGAACTAGAGGAAATAAAGAGAGTAATGGCCACGAAGGACGACATAAAGAACATTGCCACGAAGGACGACATAAAGAACATTGCCACGAAGGACGACATAAAGAACATTGCCACGAAGGACGACATAAAGAACATTGCCACGAAGGACGACATAAAGAACATTGCCACGAAAAAGGATATTAAGAGGTTAGAGGTCACGATTAGTGCTCTTGGGGCTAGGTGGGGGATTACAGCGGAGGACGTCTTCAGACAAGGTATTGTTGAGTTGCTAGCCGATGTCGGCTGGAAGGTCGACAGGGAGATCACCTTCGATAAGGAAGGCTTTGTTTACGGTTATCCTTCGGAGGTAGAGATCGATGTTGTCGTAAATGACGGTAAGGTAATCTTAGTAGAGCTGAATGCCTCATTGAAGAGGGGCGAGTTAGTGCAAATAAGTAAGAAAAGGGAATTTTATGAGAAGGTTAAGGGCAGAAAGGTCTCTGAAGTTATGGTAGTTACCCCCTTTATAGACGATAGAAATGAGGAGAGGGTCGTAGCTATTGCTAACTCTTTGGGAATTAAGATAGTTAAGCCCAGTGAGCTAGATAGTCAAGATTAAATCCTTTCACTTGCCTTTGGTTTAAAGTAACAGTCCTCGTCTAAGTTTGTATAAAACTTTGAGAAGCCTTTTTCTTTTTTAAATGTGAAATTTAAGTATATGTATATTATGTTTTATAAATGTGAAAAGACCTCCTTGAACCGTGAATTGCATGTACATTATCATGAATTTGAGAGGAAGTAAGAGAGGGAAAAGAGAGATTAAAATCCTGCCTTATAGTTATGAACTCAACTGAGGCTAGTCGTATCCACCCCTGGGGAAATGAAACCCTCTTTTAGCTAATCGTCAGATTTGAATTTCGGTGTAGACCGAAGGAATCAGCATCTAGAGAAATCGAAGTGCTACATAATTCAGACTGAGATAGAGGAGTTTTAAAAAAAGACTCATTGAAGATAAAGCTAACTAGCTTTCAATTTCGGAGTTTATAGAGGAGACTAAGGGGCTAGGAAAAGCCCTTTCACTTTTCAAATGCATAGCTCTACTGAAAAAAGGGGGAAAAGAAGTAGTGATACATGTTTTTTCCGTCATCTATCTCACATTATTTAGTATTAAAGTGATGATCTATTGAAAAAAGGAAATTACATGGCCCTCTTTGAGGGTTTCTACTTCGTCTTCATTTCACTTACTCTCCTGAATGTCTTCCTTCTCTCTCCCTCCGACCTTCTCGAACATCTGCGCAATTTCCTCTACGCTTAGTCCCTTAGTTTCAGGCAACATGAACATGAACAATGCCCACGCTATGAAGGAGAGTGCTGCAAAGGTCAACATCACGTATCCCAGCCCAACTGCCTTGTCCCAAGCCGGGAATATCTCAATAAGTGCGAAGTTGGACATCCAGTTTATGAACGCTAGGATGGAAGCCATAGTCCCCCTCACGTGAGTCGGAAAGTACTCTCCCTGAATTGTCCACCCTATTCCGCCCACTCCGAGTCCGAAGAATATCATGAAACCTATGAACGCCACTATCAGGCTTACTATCTTACTGAACCCACTCAGGTAAATGAATGAGAGCCCTCCAATTACCATGAATAACGCCATTCCAAAGTAGCCTATCTTCCCAAGCCCCCTCCTTCCTATCTTGTCAACGTACTTCAACGCTGCCAGGACTATCAAAGTCTGAGTCGCTGAGATAACTAAGGTGGCTAGGATACCGTCTGTGATCCCGCTGAGTCCAGACCCACTCCCGAACAGCGGAGCGAATATCTTAGGGCCGTAGTAGAAAGGAATGTTTATCCCTGTTATTTGCTGGAACATCATCCACAGCCCCGCAACCAGGAGTGCCCTCTTTATGCCCGGGGAGAACTCAGGTCTCTTGCTGTCCCTCTTGACCTCCTCGGTTATCCTCTTGATCTCGTCGTCGTTTACGTCCCTTATGCCGAGGAAAGCGAGGGTAGACTTCAGCTTCTCCGTCTTCCCCTTTAACATAAGCCACCTAGGCGACTCCGGCATCTTAGTCCTATATATCAGCCCTATGATGGCAGGAATAGCTGCCAGTCCCAGGATGATCCTCCAGTCGTCGTTAAAGGCTAGAGAAGGGAGGGAGAAGAGGACCGCGAAGCCTATTATGTAGGAGATTGTCTGGGCAAAGGTGATCATCCACTCCTGTAACATCTCAAGGGAGCCTCTCTTATCCTTCGGCGCATACTCCGCTATGTAGGCTGTGGCTATCGCGGAGTCAGCTCCCACAGCTAGCCCTATGAACGTCCTAGCCACTAAAAGGACGTCTGCATTCACGGTGAGCGCTGAGACCACGGCACCTATAGCGTATATTAAAGCGTCAACTATCAGGATAGACTTCCTACCGTACTTGTCAGTCAACGGCCCCGCTACTATCGCACCTATAGCTGCACCCAGGGACGCTCCTGCAACTAGGTAACCTAAGGCGAAAGCTGAAAGATGGTAAGGAATTAAGTCCAAGGCAGTTCCTATGTCAGCTGTGTCGTATCCGAAGAGGAACCCTCCCACCGTTGCGAGGAGGGTCAAAGACCAATAAATTTTGTTCGCAGAGTTTGAATCCATCTTCTTTAGTAATTCATCTTCCATAGAGAGCTTTTCTATACTTATGTTATTTAAACTTCTCTACTATTTTTCGCAAAATTTAGATAGAGTTAAATCTTCTAAGTGATTTTATGTAAACTATCAGTTATGTAAGTGAAATATATTTTAATTTATACCCTTTTTTTCTTACAGGAAGTGTTAACTAATTTCTGTTCAGCTGTTTCAAACCATCTAAGGATTACTACAAACCTAGTTACAGAATGACTGTTAATCTTTCCTGGTCAAGAAGAATATCTGTCAATGAGTTATTATGGCCAAGACGGGTACGCTGCAGTAGGAGGTTTGAGAGGACAGCCTGCCATATTTTTCCCCGTAACTTATGACTACGGCAACTATAAGTATGTCATTCAAACTAATGGATATTTTAGTGACGGCAACGGAGTCAATCCGTCCTTCGCCATAGAAGGAACGTACACAGCAACTCCTCCATTCAATAATACGGGTTGGGATGCAATGTATGTTAGCGGAGTTGCAGTAACTGATATAAACGCTGTAGCAGGCCACTCATCAGCAACTGGAGTAGGAGGTAATTCACCAATTCCTTCATACTATGCTGAATCTGGGCTCACCTTATTTCATGAACATAATAGCTTCCTGAACCTCTGGGGATACCCTTACGCTTGGTACTTCAGCATAGGAACTCCCTCTTCCTATAGTGGGCTTAACTACAAACAGCTATCAGAAGGACAGAGCTACGACACGATAAACGGTCTTAACTACGCTGTGAACTGGATATCACCATAAAGTATTTATTAAAGCAAAATGGTTTTTTACCATGATCTTCCCTTCCCTATTAGTTTTCGTTTCCGGAGTAGTTACGGCTTTGCTAACCCTCTATTTCTCTTGGGGAAGACCTAGGTTGAATAAAAGGAACTTGTCAGTCATATTTTCCTCAATACTCCTTGAAGGGATAGGCTTATGGCTGTTTTCCATTGACCACCCTGCATACATTTTCAAACCTATACCGTTACCTCCAAACGTTACTTATTATGGCCCCGGAGGGGAAACAATAATAATTCCTCCTCCATCATATGCGTCGTTATGGCCTTATCCTCTTATAATAGGGATAGCCTCATTAGTTGTACTCCTCTTATTACGTAAAGCAGGCGTAATTCCATGAACAAGGTAAAACTTCTATGGGTCATAATTATAGTAGGCAATTTAATAGATTACGCAGAGACCCTCTTCTTTTCTCACCTAGAGATATTGCAGTGTGACTACAACCCCTTGATATTAGGTAATACGGCTTTCCTGAACGTCTTCATGGTATTGACTGGGGTGAAGTTGCTATCTCTGAGCGGGATCTATTGGTTCACCAGACTCTTTGATTACTTAAAAGTGAATGCATACAAGTGGATAGGGCTCTTGCCTTTCGCTGGAGGAACTGTCTTTATATTAAGTTGGAACCTTGTTGCGGTTTTGACTTCTGGCTATTTACAAGCTATGGGCCTTTAAGTATCAGCTGCCCGCATATGTAACCCTTATAGCAGTGACCACAGAGACCACCTCCTCTTCCCCGGGCGAAGACTTGGATTCAGAGTCGTGGCTTTGTCCAGCGTATGTGTCGGTATCGGGTTCAGAGCTGCAAATATTGCCTGCTAGGAATACACTCAGGACAGCGCTTCCTTTTCACTGTCTTTCCTCTTCCAGTTCAAACCCTCTAAGGATCACTACAAACCCGCTACGAATAGACTATTGACTTGATCCGAATCATTGTTTCAAACCCTCTAAGGATCACTACAAACTTTGCGGGGGCTTGATTCTCTTTTGCCTTCTCTTTTGCGTTTCAAACCCTCTAAGGATCACTACAAACTCTCAGCAGCTCCGAGCATGCTCAGTGCGACTTGTTCGGGTTTCAAACCCTCTAAGGATCACTACAAACGATAGGTGAAAAAAAGTGGCAACACAAGGAAACCCAGTTTCAAACCCTCTAAGGATCACTACAAACCTATGTTGCCAATCGCTACTTTGACGAATTGCAGATGAGTTTCAAACCCTCTAAGGATCACTACAAACC
This genomic interval carries:
- a CDS encoding HEPN domain-containing protein — protein: MDPPKFREFAKGFYRVARRDNERAKRALEIRDFPECFFYSQQSVEKSVKAMLELKLIYRKEHDVIADASSNLQDLGEELDVVLNALDYLSGAWDISQYPFFNADTVTTPEDFVTEEMCREGIRYSD
- a CDS encoding PD-(D/E)XK nuclease family protein, translated to MSLADEIKKILTENPSIIADVLTSRPEILYQALAKLMPWQNLATKDDLKDLATKEELEEIKRVMATKDDIKNIATKDDIKNIATKDDIKNIATKDDIKNIATKDDIKNIATKKDIKRLEVTISALGARWGITAEDVFRQGIVELLADVGWKVDREITFDKEGFVYGYPSEVEIDVVVNDGKVILVELNASLKRGELVQISKKREFYEKVKGRKVSEVMVVTPFIDDRNEERVVAIANSLGIKIVKPSELDSQD
- a CDS encoding sugar porter family MFS transporter — translated: MSIEKLSMEDELLKKMDSNSANKIYWSLTLLATVGGFLFGYDTADIGTALDLIPYHLSAFALGYLVAGASLGAAIGAIVAGPLTDKYGRKSILIVDALIYAIGAVVSALTVNADVLLVARTFIGLAVGADSAIATAYIAEYAPKDKRGSLEMLQEWMITFAQTISYIIGFAVLFSLPSLAFNDDWRIILGLAAIPAIIGLIYRTKMPESPRWLMLKGKTEKLKSTLAFLGIRDVNDDEIKRITEEVKRDSKRPEFSPGIKRALLVAGLWMMFQQITGINIPFYYGPKIFAPLFGSGSGLSGITDGILATLVISATQTLIVLAALKYVDKIGRRGLGKIGYFGMALFMVIGGLSFIYLSGFSKIVSLIVAFIGFMIFFGLGVGGIGWTIQGEYFPTHVRGTMASILAFINWMSNFALIEIFPAWDKAVGLGYVMLTFAALSFIAWALFMFMLPETKGLSVEEIAQMFEKVGGREKEDIQESK